In the genome of bacterium, the window ACCAACAAAAAAACGAACACACGGCAAGACGCGACGCGTACGATCGCATCAGGCATTGAAAAAGACGAATCTTTCCGTTTGCGGAAGTTGCAAAGGGCCGATTTTTGGCCATCGCGCGTGCCCACAATGCCGGACGTACGGCACGGGGACAGAAGTAGGAAATAAGAAGTAGGACATAAGAGGGCATCAACCTCCCTGGGCGTTCTTACTTCATACTTCTTAAATCTTACGTCTTTAATAAACTATGGCTACCCGTCAACTCGGTCGCTCCGTTGTTCTCCAATCGCTCTACGAGTGGGAGTTCTACAATCGCGCGCACGACTTGACGCAAATCGTTGAGCGCAACATGAAGGAGTTCGCGCCCGGAATGGATGAACCGGAGTTTGTTTGGAAAATCGTGAAAGGCGTCATTGAGCATCAGGGAGCGATTGACGCCATTATTGAAAAAGCCGCGCCGGAGTGGCCATTGGCGCAAATTGCCATCAT includes:
- the rpmF gene encoding 50S ribosomal protein L32, translating into MGGVPTKKRTHGKTRRVRSHQALKKTNLSVCGSCKGPIFGHRACPQCRTYGTGTEVGNKK